The sequence AAATCGATAAAAGCCTATCCATTGGTCCATGTTCATCATCTTGTAATCTTTCTGGGTCTAACATTCAAATAAATTTGAGAAATAAATAAGCGCAAactacaagtttgatgaaacCAAACAGGCAAGGGAGGGGAAAAACAGATCATAAAGCAACTAATGAGGTAACTCGTTCTTGTTTCGAAGGGAAAAAAGGAAAATTGTGGTCAACAAAATATCCCAATAGTAGAGCTGTTGGTTTTCTAGATCCCAGGTCTTGGGTTTGAGTCAGATCGTGTGTGTCATCCTCTTTCTATAAAAACCAATAAGGTAAATTAAAACCATAATGATATGATAAGTGCACACTCACCTTAAGAAATTCAATGAAGAGAGTAACTTGTAGCTGATATTGAGACTTTAGAATTAGATCTAGTAATATGCAAATGGTCTCCATGTCCAAAAATTTCTTCTGTTCGTCTGAGAAAGTAGAACCACCAAAATTAAAAAGAGGGACTATTTAGAATCGCAGAACATGAGAAAGTTCACTGTAGAAAAACTCTGCAACTGCTTGAAATGTGCAGGGAGGTCCTGCCAAATCCAATGCTTACCAGTAAGGTGGTAACGAAATGCAAAAATATAGAAATCCTCAAAATTTTCTGGCATCAAGACCTGAACATAAACAAAATTAGGATAGTTAGGTCAGATTTCACAGGGGCAGAAAATGAACACGGAACTTATGCCAACAGAAATTACCTCTTTCTCCAGTTGTGATAGTGCTGTCTTCAATTTATTGAAACTGTTAACTTGAAGAGCCATCAAACCACTTTGCCACTCATCCTGATAAGTATGGGAGACGAATGAAGTTGAAAAATACACAAATTGTCTGGTAACGTAAATAACAACATAAAAAGAGATATTTACAAACGAAAACCACAGCATCTTGTGACACGGGTATGCAACTAAATATATTTAAGTTAATCTTATAGATAATCTCGTTCTACAACATTTATCACCttgaagattttattattaCCGCCGCAAGTGAGAAAGGATAGATATTTGAACATCTGATTCTGGAttgtgtataaaatataaatattcatcATTTCatcttcatatatttataacttTTCTTTCAACTAATTAAGTGGCTAGATAAATTGGGAACTGATGAAACAAAGTCATCATTGCCTATAAATTTACCTGTTAAACAAGATACGCAATTCAGTCATGAAAAATGGAAAGAGAAACAGAGTAAAACTAACAACTAACTACTTTGTAAAATACACACACCATTGCACAGGAAGAAGACTTGTGTACTCAAGAAGATAATAACACATCCTACTGGCTTACTGCATGCTTTGTAAGATACAAACCAACATATTACCATTCCACAAGAATAAGAGCACAAAAACACAACTTATCAACACAATACATGTTGACACATAAGACGAATGAATGAAAAGGTGCACATATATTAGAACGGCATTCCAAGATAAGAACATAATAGATAACACATGAAGGGTTAAAAAGAAGAATCACTTACTAGTGTAAAGTATCCTTGCATTTCAGCTTTCAATTTCCTTAAAAAGGTAAATATGAGAGTGATCAGGTCCACAGCAAACATATGGTACATTCTGGTACTGATAGTTATGTGCTGAGATCTTTCAGCAACCATGAAACTTACCAAGCAAACATCAAAACCCTGACATCAGTATGATCCACTTTTAAATCTGAACATAATTTTTCTATCCCTTCTGGGCTGTCAACAAAATTAAAGGCATGAGATTTTCATTCATTTGACAATATCACATATCCTGATCTGACTGTTGTAATCAGATAAACAGATAAAACAACTTTTTTAAGTTTTGGAATACATAGCATTAAGCATAGGTTATATGGAAAAATTATTGGAACGGCATCTATATAATACTCTGGAAAGCAAACCACCAAAAAGCTTGTACTCGACTAAATGACATTTATTTACAAATGTGAGCACTAAGCTGATGCGCATAGCCCTACGGTTTTAATCTAAAAATGTAAGATAAAGATGGACTTAGTATTAAACCAATAAGATTTCCTTTCAAATAAACATTTTTGTTGGAAACTACATTGAGATTTACCAATATGGAATAGATTTGTTACAAGAAAAGCGGCCCTTTTATTATGGGTATTGTCTGATATGATAGCGGACATCTTTTCTTTGTTATATTTTCTCTCTCTTATCGGAACTGCATACCCAGTTTTTTGGAGTTGTCTCTCTGTAGCTGCCAAAAGTCTGTAAATTGGTATGTGATTCTCTTAATTGTTCTGGAAGActttcataaaattaattttgtctttCAGTTTAATTCCTATctgaagaacaaaaaattaaCATTCGCCCTCGAGATGGAAAAAAGACATTTTGCAATCCCAGCTTGCAAATGATCTTGCAGAAATCTGGACTTGCTAGCACTTGCAACCATACGTCGCCGAGGTGTCACTCAATGAATGGAGCACATGATGTGAAAATTTGTCCACTGTGGAGCTCCTCCTCTACAAAGTGTCAATCAAATTCTCGGTAGTTCATCCTGCCTTGTGCAATCAAGTACTACTATTAACCATGGAGCTCAAAATGATAGGCATCCTTTAGTGTTCTTACCATAATTTCCTTGTACTCTTCTTGAATTGATTATATAGCCATGTTATAAAACGAAGTAAATGAACTTAATAACATACTGTGCCTTGTTCTCCTTATAATCAACATATCTCGAAAGGATTCAAATAAATACAACATGATCATTATTTCATACTGAACCACAAGGGCAAGTGATAGATGTATGTTACAGTTCTATCCACAGAAAGGGGACAGTCACATCTTCAGCACTCATAGCATGCCTTAGGTATGTTTGTATGGTAGAAAACtgtaaattgaaatataaacaCTCACTCGATCAAGCCTGAAAATTTATTAGAGTATTTGGCGAAAAGTGTATTGACACGTTTCGGCATCTTTCTCACAGCTTTACTTGATGCTAAAAAAAAGGATATAGTCAGGAAACAAATGATGAAATCTATACATGTCTATGCAATCGTGCAATGCCAGCGAATAGTCTTTAACTTCAAATGCACATGACACTCAATCCAAATAGCCATGGAAGATCAACTTAGTGtacaacataaataaaatatggattATCTTACTGGCAAACATGCTTGACATCCAACACAACTAAAAAACTCATATTATATACAATTTTCgctaatattatgatatatagtAATTCTCTGTGCAGA comes from Primulina huaijiensis isolate GDHJ02 chromosome 2, ASM1229523v2, whole genome shotgun sequence and encodes:
- the LOC140971325 gene encoding uncharacterized protein, giving the protein MSVASKRKSDQPTLASVKIACVGSASSKAVRKMPKRVNTLFAKYSNKFSGLIDPEGIEKLCSDLKVDHTDVRVLMFAWKLKAEMQGYFTLDEWQSGLMALQVNSFNKLKTALSQLEKEVLMPENFEDFYIFAFRYHLTDEQKKFLDMETICILLDLILKSQYQLQVTLFIEFLKTQKDYKMMNMDQWIGFYRFCKEISFPVLQNYDSGDAWPLILDNFVEWLRESGFHAIPLQDL